In Desmospora profundinema, the genomic stretch TTCACGATTATACGGTCTGGCATCCGCAGGACGGCTCGGAAAAGATCCACGGGGTTTCCCTTCAGGTGCGGCGCGGGGAGATTGTGGGCGTAGCCGGATTGATGGGGGCCGGCCGGACGGAATTGATGGCCAGCTTGTTTGGGGCTTATCCGGGCAAGAGCGCAGGCGAGATTCGAATGAACGGCCAAAAGATCCGGATCCGGTCTACCGCGGACGCGATCCGGCACGGGCTGGCTTTTGTGACGGAAGACCGGAAACGGACGGGATTGGTTCTGGGGATGGATGTGAAAACCAATACATCCCTGGCCCATCTGGATCGGCTGCACCAGTTCGGCGTCCTACGGGAAAACGAGGAGGTTCGTCTGGCGGAACAATATTCCCGTGAGCTGCGGGTCAAAACCCCCTCTATGGAGACGGCGGTAGGAACGTTAAGCGGCGGCAATCAGCAGAAGGTGGTTCTGGCCAAGTGGCTGATGACCCGTCCCCAATTGCTGATCCTGGATGAGCCCACCCGGGGGATCGATGTGGGCGCCAAATTTGAAATCTACCAGATTATGAATCGGCTGGCCCGGGAAGGCGTCTCCATCTTGATGGTCTCTTCTGAGCTTCCTGAAGTGCTGGGAATGAGTGATCGGATTTACGTGATGTGTGAAGGACGCATCACCGCTGAATGGACACGGGAAGAAGCGACACAGGAAAAAATCATGCATGCCGCAACGGGAGGTCGTTGAGCATATGGAAACACAGGTGAACAATCCGGCGGTGGAGGAGGGATCCGCGGAAACCGAAAAGAAGCGGATCGTCTGGTTCGGCAAACTGGATGTGCGTGCATATACGATGATTGCCGCCTTGCTGGGGATTTGGATTTTCTTTTCGCTGACCAATGACTTTTTTCTCTCCCCCCGTAATTTGTCCAATCTCTTTTTACAGATGTCGGTAACCTCGATCCTGGCCATCGGTGTCCTCCTGGTGATCGTGGCAGGGCACATCGATTTATCCGTCGGCTCCATCGTCGGACTGACGGGCGGGATCGCCGCTATTCTTCAGGTGTGGTATGACTGGAACACCTTGCCGGCGATACTGGTCACCCTGGCTGTGGGGGTGTTAATCGGGTTATTTCAGGGGTGGTGGGTCGCCTACCAGGCGGTGCCGGCGTTTATCGTCACCTTGGGCGGCATGATGGCGTTTCGCGGGATTCTCATGGGGATCACCCAAGGCTCCACCATCGCCCCTTTGTCCGACAGCTTCAAAATGATCGGCTCCTCCTATCTGCCCCAGTCCGTGGGATGGGGGTTGGCGGCAGTAGTGACGGCCGTGGTGATCTTCAACGCCTGGAGTCGGCGCCGCTCGCGCCAAAAATACGGATTTCCCTTGGACTCTCCGGTGATGGACATCGGAAAAGTACTGCTGACGGTAGCATTGGTCGGTACCTTTGTCGGCGTAATGAACAATTACAAAGGGATTCCCTTTCCGATTATCATCGTACTGGTCCTGGCGGTGCTGTTTACGTTTATTGCGAAAAAGACCCGTTTTGGCCGCCATATCTATGCCATCGGGGGCAACCAGGATGCGGCCCGTCTGTCGGGGATTCCGGTGAAGAGACGGGTCCTGTGGGTGTTCGTCCTTAGCAGCCTCCTGGCCTCCGTAACGGGAATCGTGCTCACCTCCCGCGTCAACGCCGCCACCATCGGAGCGGGAACCATGTACGAACTGGACGCTATCGCCGCCTGTGTCATCGGCGGAACCAGCCTGATGGGCGGAGTGGGTACCATCTTCGGCGCTGTCATCGGCGCATTGGTAATGGCTTCATTGGACAACGGCATGAGCATTATGAACATGGAGAGCTTTTGGCAGTACATCGTCAAAGGAAGCGTCCTCATCTTCGCCGTGTGGCTGGACATGTACAGCCGTCGCCGTAAGCGGGCAGCGGCAGGGTGAGGGTCCAACTTTTTTGAAGCGATTCGCCTGATCCTAACGTGATGGATTCAGGCGGATCGCTTTTTATAATCTCACGGTCTGAGCCCCAATATAGGAAATAGCTTCGGCTTCTTGGATAAAATTTCTGGAGATGAAACACAATCTTTATGAAAGAAACTGGATGAAAAAGGGGGATCTTTGATGGATATGATCCGAGCGAAACAGATTCTCGAAACGCCCAAAGAAGTGGAAGTGCATCATGAAGGAGCGCCGATCTGGATTCAAAATGTGGATGAACATGCCCAAACAGCCCGAATCTACCCCACTGCCGATCCGGAAAACGAAAAAACCGTACCCGTCCATGAACTGGAGGAGAAGTGAACACAAAAAGATTTCTCGATCCTTGAGTGCTGAAACAACATAAAAATCCGGACAGGGTCATTTAGCTGTCCGGATTCTCTATATTTTACGGTCTTAACCTAGCCCTAACCGATCACTACATCGGAACGAAATAAGCCTCATCACCAGACCGAATCTAGGCAAGGGGGTGAGGCATGGAAGGGCTTTAAGCAATCGCGGTCTTGTTGGTCGCACTTGTCGCTGTTGCTTGCTTCGTCCAGGTTTGGTGCGAAAAGCGTCACCGGAAGAAGTGGTGTTGACCTTTTAGATTTGGGCTAGTTATAATGGAAAGCCACTAACGAATGGCCGTTCTTAGTGGCACAGGCCCACGGTGAGGCAACCCTATCCTCGTTCTCTCTTGCCCTTTATGGTATATGTTCTACGGGAGTATATTCAACCGGACAACAAATCGTCGCCCTCAAATTCTATGAGATTGATCCATACCACTTACAATGAAGATAGATAGGATTGTTATAGGGGTACATATTTTGATATTATAGAAATGGGAAGAAATCCATTTGGTGGGATTTATGAACTGCGTCATGCGTCATTTTGTTATCTGTCATGCTGCTATCATCAGGAGGACTAAGGAGGTTCATGGTGAGTAATGAGCATAAAGAACTCATGGAATTCTTAGCCGGCCAATTCAGTAAGATAAACCAACGCTTTGAAAGTCTGGACCAACACTTTTCCAGTATGGAAACGAATGTGAACCAACGCTTTGAAAGTCTGGACCAACGCTTTTCCAGAATGGAAACAGATGTGAATCAACGCTTTGAAAGTCTGGAACAGCGCTTTGCCAGCATGGAAACAGATGTAAGCCAACGTTTTGAGCATCTGACAACGGATATGAACCAGCGCTTTGAGTATCTGACAGCGGATATGAACCAGCGTTTTGAGCATCTGACAACAGATATGAACCAACGCTTCGAGCGTCTGACAACAGATGTAAACCAACGCTTTGACAACTTGGAAAATACGGTTGATCATTTGCGGCAAGCGGTGTTAGAGGTATCCAACGAGATCAACACCATTCGGCAAGAAGTGCCGTCTGATGCCCCGAATTTTTATTTTCAGCGCCGGGTAAACGAACTGGAGCGACAAGTATTAGATTTAGTAGAAAAATTAAACGAGAAGCAGTGACATCGACAATTTATTTGTCAAGAGCTAAAGCACTTATCTTACCGTCTTAACGTAGTGGCATGGCGCTCCTCTGAAACAAACTCCTCTTTACACTCAAACAACCTAGTGACAGTTTACCCATTATCTATGAGGTGACATAAAAAAACCGCCTTGTCTGCCGGATGACGAGGCGGCTTTTATGATGTTGGTATGAATTCCGGTTGACTGTGCATGGAAGTGGTTTGTTCGATTCTGATCTGTATTAGGGATGATGGCTGAATATGGAGAAAAGAAAGGAAAACGGAGAATAGAACCGGATATTATTTATATACGATATGGGGTTTGACTCCGCGGAGAAAAGCTTCCATTTTCGCCCGAATCTCCAAAGGCACATCGTACTTGCGCAGTGCCCCGGTCAAGTGGCGAATGGTGATTTCGTATTCTTGATCGGTAATGTTAAGCCCCTTGTGTGCATGGCTCAATTTGCGGCCGTTGTATACTTCCGGACCTCCCAGAGCATACGTGACTAAAAAATACATCTGGTGCATCCGAAGCTTATCGGTGTCTGCTTCCAAAAAATGATGGTTGACCCTGGGGTCTTTAATCATTCGGTCATAAAACTCATTGACTACCGCGGACACCGCCTCATCACCCAACAATTCATACAAGCTCATATTGTGCAGTGTGAAGACCCCCTTTTTTAATCCTTTTAAATATTATACATGCTGATGAATGGGTTTGTCGTGGCAGTTTCTGTGGGGTTTTGTACGAGGCCACATGTGAACAACGGGTTTTGCTGTCACCCTGTTTCATGCCATAATGCACCAGCCATGGAGGGTATGGAGTCATGAATCCGTTGAGAGGGGTTTTGAAGGTGTGTGGTATGTTTAAGGAAAGGGTTTGAAGCGAGAAGGATCGAGAGGAAAACCGGATGAATCGCATGGACCGATTATAGATAGCGAGCGAGAAAACCCAGCCCTTTAGGGTTGGGATGAAAGCGAGCGCACCACGGGCACTTCCTTCGGTCGTCGGACGAGGGAGGGTTTCCCCCATACGCTAAGTCCGACAGTTTTTGTCCTGAATCCGAACACACGCTCCCTTTTCTATGGTAAAATATTCATGGGAGGAGGTGAAGCCAGTGATCCGAACTTACAAATTCAAGTTAGTTCCGACCATCGAGCAAATATCGAGTGGAGCCTGGACATGTGCCGATGGCTATACAACAGCATGCTGGAACAACGTCGTTTTGCCTACAAGAGACGAGGTCTTTCCTTGAGCTATCATCAGCAAGCGACGGAACTTCCTTCATTGAAAAAGGAACTTCCCGCATTTAAACAGATTTACTCCCAGGTCCTGCAGCAAGTGGTGAAGCGCCTCGACTGGGCTTTTCAACATTTTTTCCGTCGCGTCAAACGGGGAGAAAAGCCGGGGCTTCCTCGTTTTCAGGGAAAAAACCGGTTTGATTCCTTGATTTACCCGCAAGCAAAGCCGTCTATGTTCCAAGGGAAATTCCTCCGTGTCCCTAAGATTGGCAATATCCGTATCAAGATACATCGCCAAATGGAAGGGATACCAAAGACCCTCACCATTAAAAGAAAGAATGGTCGGTACTATGCAATGGTAACCTGTGAGATGGAGCCTTCCCCCCTGAAACCCAGTGGGAAACGGGTAGGAATTGACCTGGGAGTGAAACACTTTGCGGTCACTTCAGACAACGAGTTCTTCCCGGCGATGCACTTTTTGGAGAAAGGGTTAAGAAAGATCAAGCGATTGCAACGAATGGTATCCCGTCGAAAGAAAGGTTCGAACCGTCGGCGCAAAGCGGTGGCGTTGTTGGCGAAAGCTCATGAGAGGGTGGCGAATCAACGAAAAGACCTTGCTCATCAGATCAGCCGTTCCCTGGTGGATCGCTATGACCTCTTCGCGTTTGAGAAACTCAACATCAAAGGGATGGTGAAAAACCGTCCCCTAGCAAAAAAGATTACGGATGCCGCTTGGCGGCAGTTGATCGACTTCACCACTTACAAGGCAGAATGGGCCGGGTAAGGAAGTGAAGTTGGTCGATCCTCACAACACGTCCCAGCTTTGTTCGCAATGTGGTCGGATGGTAAAGAAAGACTTAAGTGTCCGTGTTCACTCTTGTCGCTGTGGCTACAGAGAGGATCGGGATCTCAACGCGGCGCAAAACATTCTTCATCGAGCCATCGGCTTCGTACCAGAATATAAGGTCAGCTAGCTTGAACTCCAACTTTTTTAGGCTCGGGCGGAGCCTTCGGGAGAGGGCAGCGGGTTACCGCACCCCATGATCCGAGAAGCCCACGGCTTTAGCCGTGTGGAGCAAGTCACATGGATACCATCTGTATCGCCGGTAAAACATTTCAGTTTACGGAGCAGGGGCCGATTGGGTTGCTTAAAGGGAAAAAAGCGGTTCACATCCAGACCAGTGGAGGCGTTTGGTCGAAAGGACCGGCGTCTGCCATGGATTTTAGCAGCCGGTACCTGCATGCACTGTTAGGTTTTATGGGTGTAACCGATGTGGAATCCATTTTTGCGGAAGGAATGGCCTTATACCCGGAAAAAACGGAGACGATTTTTTCCGATGTGGTTTTGCGTGCACGGGAGGTGGCCGAGCGTTTTGCGGGTTAGGAAGAAAAACGACAGGAGAGAAGAAGAGTGAAAGGGGATCTGAAAAACAGGTACAACTCCCTCTTTTTTAAGGAATTTTCCAGTGTGGTAAAGAGGGCGTACCCTTCTTTTGACGACGCTCGGTTTATGGATCGTATATTTGATCAGGAATGGGAACACCGGGAGTTTAAGCAACGGATGAGGCACGTTACACACTGTCTGCATGCGACCATGGCGATGAATTATTCCGATGCCGTTTCCTTGTTAATGTCTATTGCGGAGAAGTGCCGTGGATTGGAATATTTGTTTTTTCCCGATTATGTGGAGGTCTACGGTTTGGCGGATTGGGAATGTTCGATGGCGGCATTGGAACGGTTTACTGCATTCTCCAGTGCGGAGTTTGCCGTTCGTCGCTTTATGATGCATTCCCCTGCGCGCATGATGTCCCAGATGGTGGACTGGGCCCGTCATCCGGATCACCATGTCAGAAGGCTGGCCAGTGAAGGATGCCGCCCCCGTCTGCCCTGGGCCAAGCCGATCCCATTTCTTCGAGAAGATCCAGCTCCTGTCCTTCCCATCTTGGAGACATTGAAAGCGGATGAATCCGAGTATGTGCGAAAAAGCGTGGCCAACCACATCAACGACATCTCCAAAGATCATCCGGGCCTCGTCTTGGATCTCGCCCGCCAGTGGGCAGGGTCCCATCCCCGGACGGATTGGATCCTCAAACACGGCTGCCGCACCTTATTGAAAAAAGGAAACCGTGAAGCATTGGACCTGTTTGGGTTCTACGCTCCCGCTCATGTGACCGTCAACAATCTTTCTCTGAAGAACCGGCAAATCCGTCTAGGCGATTCATTGGAATTTACGTTTCAGCTGTGCAACCAGGCCTCTTCACCGCAGCACATTCGTCTGGAATACGCCATCGATTATGTAAAAGCAAAGGGAAGCACTTCCCGCAAGGTGTTCAAGATATCGGAAAAAAGCTATCCATCCGGAAGGACCGAGGTGGTCAGGAGGCAACGGTTCAAGGATCTGACAACCCGGAAGCATTACGAGGGCTGGCATCGCCTCGCAGTGATCGTAAATGGCCATTCGCTTGCGGAAGAGACGTTTTATTTGTCGGTACCGCCTGTAGGTCTGGGGGAGAAAGCATAACATAGAGCCCTGCAAATGCCGGAATGACTGGGCATTTGCAGGGCACTTTTTAAACTTCCGATACCGTTTGATTATCGGATGTTAGAAGATGTCCTTTGGATCTTGGTGATAGCCGATTTGGAACTCCTTTTGAAGAGCATACAATTCTTTTAAATAGGTGATCCGATTCTCTTCGCTTAACATGGTGCATAGAGCCATTTGGTAAATGACCTGCTTTTCCTTTTTTTCATAATTGTATTTACGACAAAGCTCTAAGGCCTTCTTGTATTGCTGTATGGAGTTGGTCAGGTTGCCGTTCTTTTTATGGAAATTGGCTAAAATCAGAAGGTCATTTATTAAATAGGGGGCATTATTTATCTTTTCTGAAGCATCAATTGACTTTTTAATGGTTTCAAAAGCTTGCGTTTCCTTGCCTATCCGCATGTATAAGACACTTAACCTTGAATAAACATTTGTTTGAGATACTAAATGTGACGGTAGATTCTCTTCTAGTGATCTCGCTGTGATTAAGCAAGTTTCAGCCGATTCCCACTCTTTCAGGTTCATATATACGCTTCCCAAAACGATCCATAATGTTAGAAGAGAATAGTAGACTTTATTTTTGGCAGCGATGCGAATACCTCTTGTAGCAAATTCAATTGCTTCCTCATACATACCCATTTTTCTGGAGACTTCGGACCGGATCCAATATAAGGTTAGGAGCGTGTCTGAGTCTTCAATATCTCCTTTTTCATCCCACACTTGCAGGATTGTTTGATAGCTTGCATGTAGATTTCCGAGCCTCTCAAGATAAATAGCTTTATTTCGATAAAGCATAAACCAAAGGGATTTTCCTGATTTATTATCAATAAAGCTTTCTATCCCTTTTTCAGTAAAATAAAGAGCTCTATTCAAATCATTTCTGTAAAAAAATATATAACCCAAATTGTTGTAACTGCAGGATTTTATATTTTGTTCAGGACATAAGTCTTCGAATTGAATAGCTTTAAAAAATAGTTTCTCAGCTCTGTTATACTTTTCTTCGGCGAGCAAACATTTTGCTTTTAAATAATGGTGAAAAGCAAGTAAGGGGTGGTTCTCGTTTAATTTGACTTTGTCCAAATAGAATGACGCCTTTTTAAGTTGTTTTGCGTCGATTAAAGATTCGATTGACATTAGCTTAAGTAGTATTTCATCCGTTTGCTCTTTTTCTTGCAGGAGCATTTTCGGAATGACGCTTTCGTCAAGGTCTAACCTTTCCATTATATATAAAATTTTTCTCTTACTTACATGAGAAACTCCTCGTTCAATATTGCTGATGGTGGCGGGAGAAATGTTCTGATCGGCAAGATCCTCCAGACGGAGTCCCCGCTCTTTTCGTGTTTGCCGAATGATCTTCCCCAACTCTTCGTATGATGATGACTGAATGATTAATCACCTCTCATCCAACAGCTCGTCAAATATTTCATCATCACTAAGTTCAGTCATGCTTTGGACTTTTGTAAAATGATGATGGAATGTTTCCCAATCGATCTCTTGATCGTTTCCGAATAATGAAAGTTTGTATATAATCTGTTGTTCTTTCCGTTTCCATTGGTGCTGTCTGGATAATTCCAAGGCTTTTTGATAATACCCATATGATGCACCTAAATGGTTGAGGACTTTTTGTATTCCCCCCATAATCACCAAGGCTTCTACCAGATATGAGGTTTCTTGCAGTCTTTCCCCCCAATCAATTGTTTTTTGAGCCGCAGTTAGGGATTCTGATTTTTTACCCAGTTGGATGTATGCAATGGCGAGTTGAGAGTATGTGTAGATCAGGATACTCCTGTTGTCCAAACTCAATTGATCGCTTAGCTCTAATGCCACTTGAAGGAAAAACTCTGCCTGATCCCATTTTTCCTGATCGAGGTGGATCACTCCTAAAACGGTCCATAGATTAAATTGTGACTCGTACTTTTCATTCCGTTGTGCTAATTCAATTCCTTGGTAAGCATAGTTAATCGCTTCATCGATGTTCCCCAACTGACGCGATAGTTCGGCGCGTAACCAGTAAAGAGTCAGGATAGTATCGATTTCCTCAATCTTGTCAAGATTGTCCCATAAATCGGAAACAATCTTCATACTTTCCATGTAACGATCAGATCGTTCCAGGAACAATGCTTTATTTCGGTGTAGGGAATACCAGAGATGTGGGTTGTTTCCGTTATGTTTAAACGCTTGAATCCCTTTGTCGGTGGTTTCTAAAGCTTCTTTCATGTTGTTCGTGGTGTAATGAAGATATCCCCAGTCCAAATAGCAAGCGGCCTTCACATTGTCTAAATCTGTTCCCTCATCCGCAAGTTGAATGGCTTTTTGATATAAGTCGCTTGCAGGTTGGTAGTTTTGATTTATCAGATGGAACTTGGCGTGAAGGTGATGAATTTGCGGTGACAACAGGTGGTCGGCTTCCATGGGCAAGTCATTTAGGATCTGTTCAGCTTTAGATAATTTGGAGGCGGATAGAAGTGTATCTACGGCTTTCATTTTTTGATGGAGGATTCGGACTTGATCTTTCTCTTTTAAAAGCAATTCGGGTATTCGTTCCAACCGGATCTGCAATTTGTTTGCCAGATAAAGCACCTTTTCATTGCTGACATGAGGAACCCCTCGTTCAATGTTGCTGATTGTTGTAGGAGAGATGTGTTCGTCTGCCAAATCCTCTAATCGCAATCCCCGTTCTCTTCGTGTTTTGCGAATGAACTTGCCCAATTCATAAAATTTAGTATCTCCCATATGGGCCTCCATTTCAGTAGGATCTTGTTAATAAGTGGATACTTTCGATTATAATCGTTGTTGCAAAATGGTAAAAGGGATTTATTGCAAAAAAATAGCCTTCCGAGAGGAAAGCAAAATAAGTAATATGATATTTATTAGGCACGACCGGGTTCGCTTGCAGTTGTAATGATGTTACTTAATGTTGGGCTTTGTAAATTCGTAGAGGAAATATCCCCAAAAAACAGTGTAAGGGTAAGCCCAAATACTACAAGAGATAGGGCTAATCTAGATACTGACATCATCGAGCAAATCCTCCTCATCACTTTGCATGTCTTGTTGTAGTACATAGATATTCCGTATAGCCTTTTGGAATTCCTCCTCGTTTACACCTTCCCAATAGTTGGCTAAATATCTTGTTACTTGGAGCTCTTTATGTTTTAAATTGTATTTAAGAGACAGATCTAGAGCTTCCTTGTAATGATTTAATGCGGGGTTCCTATCGTTGTGTGCAACACGGAAATTCCCCATAATCAAATGTGAGTTAATCAGTCTTGGGGCATCGTTATATTTATTTGCATTGCTAATTGCGTTTTTGATCATACTGAAAGCTTCCTCGGTTTTTCCCTGGCGCATATATACAATTCCTAGACGTGAATAGGAGTTTGTAAGGGATCTCTTCTGATCTTCATTCAGGCATTTCTCGAGCTCCAATGCCGTAACGAAACAGAATTCGGCTTTTTCCCATTTACGGAGGTTCATGTGAATACTGCCCAATAACTCCCACAAAGTGAATGTCGAATAGTAATTCTTATTTCTTCTAGCCAGTTCTTCACCTTCATAAGCAAACTGCAGGGCTTCTTGGTAAATCCCCATTCTTCTGAGTATTTCGGCTCGTAGCCAATAAAAGCTTAATACTGTTTCTACATCCTGAACAGTATTGAGATGATCCCATATTCCCTGGACTACTCTCATACTTTCCGCTAAGCGTCCCAATCTTTCCAGATAGATTGCCTTGTTGCGATTAAGCAAAGGCCAAAGGTACTCTCTTTCCCCTGTTTTTCTATAGGCATCTATTCCGCTATCAGTAAATTTTAAAGCTTGTTCCAAATTATTCAGTTTATACTGGATAAACCCCAACTCTGAAAAACTCGCGGTTTCAATGTTAGTTTTAGTTTCTTCTCCGCTGGAAAGTTGAATTGCACGATAATAATTGCGTTCAGCCCGTTTTAGCTTTCCACTGCTCATATAACATTTCCCTTGCAAAAAATACTTTGTGGAAGCATAAGGGTGCTTATCATCCAACTCGATTTTATCCAGGATGGATTGGGCTTTATCGGTGCTGCCGGCATCGATTAAGGTCTCGGCCGCGA encodes the following:
- a CDS encoding sugar ABC transporter permease translates to METQVNNPAVEEGSAETEKKRIVWFGKLDVRAYTMIAALLGIWIFFSLTNDFFLSPRNLSNLFLQMSVTSILAIGVLLVIVAGHIDLSVGSIVGLTGGIAAILQVWYDWNTLPAILVTLAVGVLIGLFQGWWVAYQAVPAFIVTLGGMMAFRGILMGITQGSTIAPLSDSFKMIGSSYLPQSVGWGLAAVVTAVVIFNAWSRRRSRQKYGFPLDSPVMDIGKVLLTVALVGTFVGVMNNYKGIPFPIIIVLVLAVLFTFIAKKTRFGRHIYAIGGNQDAARLSGIPVKRRVLWVFVLSSLLASVTGIVLTSRVNAATIGAGTMYELDAIAACVIGGTSLMGGVGTIFGAVIGALVMASLDNGMSIMNMESFWQYIVKGSVLIFAVWLDMYSRRRKRAAAG
- a CDS encoding H-type small acid-soluble spore protein; amino-acid sequence: MDMIRAKQILETPKEVEVHHEGAPIWIQNVDEHAQTARIYPTADPENEKTVPVHELEEK
- a CDS encoding group I truncated hemoglobin yields the protein MSLYELLGDEAVSAVVNEFYDRMIKDPRVNHHFLEADTDKLRMHQMYFLVTYALGGPEVYNGRKLSHAHKGLNITDQEYEITIRHLTGALRKYDVPLEIRAKMEAFLRGVKPHIVYK
- a CDS encoding RNA-guided endonuclease InsQ/TnpB family protein, which gives rise to MGGGEASDPNLQIQVSSDHRANIEWSLDMCRWLYNSMLEQRRFAYKRRGLSLSYHQQATELPSLKKELPAFKQIYSQVLQQVVKRLDWAFQHFFRRVKRGEKPGLPRFQGKNRFDSLIYPQAKPSMFQGKFLRVPKIGNIRIKIHRQMEGIPKTLTIKRKNGRYYAMVTCEMEPSPLKPSGKRVGIDLGVKHFAVTSDNEFFPAMHFLEKGLRKIKRLQRMVSRRKKGSNRRRKAVALLAKAHERVANQRKDLAHQISRSLVDRYDLFAFEKLNIKGMVKNRPLAKKITDAAWRQLIDFTTYKAEWAG
- a CDS encoding zinc ribbon domain-containing protein; its protein translation is MKLVDPHNTSQLCSQCGRMVKKDLSVRVHSCRCGYREDRDLNAAQNILHRAIGFVPEYKVS
- a CDS encoding FMN-dependent NADH-azoreductase, with translation MDTICIAGKTFQFTEQGPIGLLKGKKAVHIQTSGGVWSKGPASAMDFSSRYLHALLGFMGVTDVESIFAEGMALYPEKTETIFSDVVLRAREVAERFAG
- a CDS encoding DNA alkylation repair protein, with translation MKGDLKNRYNSLFFKEFSSVVKRAYPSFDDARFMDRIFDQEWEHREFKQRMRHVTHCLHATMAMNYSDAVSLLMSIAEKCRGLEYLFFPDYVEVYGLADWECSMAALERFTAFSSAEFAVRRFMMHSPARMMSQMVDWARHPDHHVRRLASEGCRPRLPWAKPIPFLREDPAPVLPILETLKADESEYVRKSVANHINDISKDHPGLVLDLARQWAGSHPRTDWILKHGCRTLLKKGNREALDLFGFYAPAHVTVNNLSLKNRQIRLGDSLEFTFQLCNQASSPQHIRLEYAIDYVKAKGSTSRKVFKISEKSYPSGRTEVVRRQRFKDLTTRKHYEGWHRLAVIVNGHSLAEETFYLSVPPVGLGEKA
- a CDS encoding helix-turn-helix domain-containing protein codes for the protein MGKIIRQTRKERGLRLEDLADQNISPATISNIERGVSHVSKRKILYIMERLDLDESVIPKMLLQEKEQTDEILLKLMSIESLIDAKQLKKASFYLDKVKLNENHPLLAFHHYLKAKCLLAEEKYNRAEKLFFKAIQFEDLCPEQNIKSCSYNNLGYIFFYRNDLNRALYFTEKGIESFIDNKSGKSLWFMLYRNKAIYLERLGNLHASYQTILQVWDEKGDIEDSDTLLTLYWIRSEVSRKMGMYEEAIEFATRGIRIAAKNKVYYSLLTLWIVLGSVYMNLKEWESAETCLITARSLEENLPSHLVSQTNVYSRLSVLYMRIGKETQAFETIKKSIDASEKINNAPYLINDLLILANFHKKNGNLTNSIQQYKKALELCRKYNYEKKEKQVIYQMALCTMLSEENRITYLKELYALQKEFQIGYHQDPKDIF
- a CDS encoding helix-turn-helix domain-containing protein produces the protein MGDTKFYELGKFIRKTRRERGLRLEDLADEHISPTTISNIERGVPHVSNEKVLYLANKLQIRLERIPELLLKEKDQVRILHQKMKAVDTLLSASKLSKAEQILNDLPMEADHLLSPQIHHLHAKFHLINQNYQPASDLYQKAIQLADEGTDLDNVKAACYLDWGYLHYTTNNMKEALETTDKGIQAFKHNGNNPHLWYSLHRNKALFLERSDRYMESMKIVSDLWDNLDKIEEIDTILTLYWLRAELSRQLGNIDEAINYAYQGIELAQRNEKYESQFNLWTVLGVIHLDQEKWDQAEFFLQVALELSDQLSLDNRSILIYTYSQLAIAYIQLGKKSESLTAAQKTIDWGERLQETSYLVEALVIMGGIQKVLNHLGASYGYYQKALELSRQHQWKRKEQQIIYKLSLFGNDQEIDWETFHHHFTKVQSMTELSDDEIFDELLDER
- a CDS encoding helix-turn-helix transcriptional regulator; protein product: MKTMEIHELGEIIRKTRKDRGLRLEDLADDNISPATISNIERGVPHVSMDKTYYLLDKLELKLEEIPELLLKEKEELTELRDLFIAAETLIDAGSTDKAQSILDKIELDDKHPYASTKYFLQGKCYMSSGKLKRAERNYYRAIQLSSGEETKTNIETASFSELGFIQYKLNNLEQALKFTDSGIDAYRKTGEREYLWPLLNRNKAIYLERLGRLAESMRVVQGIWDHLNTVQDVETVLSFYWLRAEILRRMGIYQEALQFAYEGEELARRNKNYYSTFTLWELLGSIHMNLRKWEKAEFCFVTALELEKCLNEDQKRSLTNSYSRLGIVYMRQGKTEEAFSMIKNAISNANKYNDAPRLINSHLIMGNFRVAHNDRNPALNHYKEALDLSLKYNLKHKELQVTRYLANYWEGVNEEEFQKAIRNIYVLQQDMQSDEEDLLDDVSI